The DNA region GCAAAAACAATTTGTTATTTAACACTAATAGCTATTTTTAATTAATAATAAATATCGTAACTTTGCACTCTGAATTTTTATGACAATTATATTTTTTCTATATTGGATTGCAATGTTTTACAAATATTTTTTTCATAAAAAACAATTTTTAATTGCAATTATCCAAATATTATGAAATATCAAAAAGATGCACTCGAAAAATTTCCTTTGCAAATTGATTATGTTTTAAATAGTTATGTTAGGCATAATCTTAATAAGGAGGATTATAAAAACATTGTTTTATGTGGCTTAGGCGGCTCAGGTATCGCAGGCAGAATTGTAAAAAGTTTTTTTCAAAAGATTTCTTCTATTCCAATTGAAGTTATTTCCGATTATAATTTACCTAATTACGTAAATGATGAATCACTTGTGATTTTAAATTCATATTCGGGAAACACTGAGGAAACATTAGCAATGTACATGGATGCTCTTGAGAAGCAATCAAAATTAGTTGTAATTACAACAGGTGGCATTATTGGAGACCTTGCAAATGAAACAAATATTCAAACCTATTTTGCTGAAAAAGGATTTCAGCCACGCATGGCTTTGGGCTATTCTCTAACAACTCTTATTCTAATTTTCTCCGAGCTTTTCAATTTAAACTTGAGGAACAATCTAAAAAGTCTTGTTTCTAACCTAAAAAATACTGACAATTATCTTGACAAAGCTTTGGAAATTTTTCTCAATATTAATAAAACCGTTAATAAAAAATTCGTAATTATTTGTGATCCGCCATCAATTCCTATAGGTACTCGCTTTATGCAACAAATTCAAGAAAACACTAAAGGTGAAGCATTTGTACATGAATTACCTGAGGCTAATCACAATGTAATTGAATCTTACTACAGTAAATTAGATTCAGTATTTATTTTTATTGACAGTAAGCAAGAAGTACGAATTTCAAATAGATTTGAATTTCTAATAAAACTTTTAAAAGATAATAAACAGATAATTCATGAAATTGATTTTGGTGGATATTCACTAAAAGAAATTTATGAAATAATTTATACACTTGACTGGCTAAGTCTATTAATTTCTGATGCCAAAGCTGTTAAATCCGATGAAATAGGAAATATCAATAATTTAAAATCATTTTTAAAAAACAAATAAAAAAATATACTTATGCTCTTTGATTTGAATATTATAAAAAAAACTTATGCTCAGTTTCCTAAGAAAGTAAAACAAGCAAAAAAATTATTAAACAAACCATTAACTCTAACGGAAAAGATTCTTTATACACATTTACATTCTAATTTTCCACCTACTCCTTTTGAAAGAGGAAAAGATTATGTAAATTTTTCCCCTGACCGTGTAGCCATGCAAGATGCAACGGCACAAATGGCATTATTGCAATTTATGATGGCAGGTAAAGAAAAAGTTGCTGTTCCTTCTACAGTTCATTGCGACCACTTGATACAAGCAAAAGTAGGAGCTAAAGAAGACCTAGATATAGCAATTGACCAAAATTCAGAAGTTTATGATTTTTTATCCTCAGTTTCCAATAAATACGGAATAGGTTTTTGGAAACCCGGTGCAGGAATAATACATCAGGTAGTTTTAGAAAATTATGCATTTCCGGGAGGTATGATGATAGGAACAGATTCACATACAGTAAATGCAGGTGGACTTGGAATGCTTGCCGTTGGTGTTGGTGGTGCTGATGCTGTTGATGTTATGGCAGGAATGCCATGGGAACTTAAAATGCCAAAACAAATTGGAATAAAACTAAGAGGAAAATTAAACGGTTGGGTTTCGGCAAAAGATATAATTTTAAAAGTAGCAGGATTACTAACGGTAAAAGGTGGAACCGGTGCTATTGTTGAATATTTTGGAGAAGGTGCTAAAAGTATTTCATGCACAGGAAAAGCAACAATTTGTAACATGGGTGCCGAAATTGGTGCCACAACATCTACTTTTGGATATGATGAAAGGATGTCTTCTTACCTAAAACAAACAGGTAGAAAAGAAGTAGCATTAGAAGCTGACCAAATAAAAGATCATCTTACAGGAGATGCTGAAGTATATCAAAATCCTGAAAAATATTTTGATGAGGTTTTTGAAATTAACTTATCAACACTGGAGCCTCACATTAACGGACCTTTTACTCCTGATAATGCAATACCAATTTCAAAATTTGCTTCAGAAGTAAAGAAAAATAATTGGCCTAAAAAGATGGATGTTGGTTTGATTGGATCATGTACAAATTCATCTTACGAAGATATTTCAAGGTCGGCATCGTTGGCAAAGCAAGCCATTGACAAAGACCTGAAAGTAAAAGCCGAATTTACAATAACTCCCGGCTCCGAACAAGTAAGACACACAATTGAAAGAGACGGGTTTATAGATATTTTTAAACAAATTGGAGGAAAGGTACTTGCAAATGCTTGCGGACCTTGTATTGGTCAATGGGACAGAAAGGGTGCAGATAAAAAAGAAAAAAATTCAATTATTACCTCCTTTAACAGAAACTTTGCAAAAAGAAATGACGGTAATCCAAATACTCACAGTTTTGTTGCTTCACCCGAGCTTGTTACAGCAATGGCTATTGCCGGTAATATGACATTCAATCCTTTGATTGATATGCTTACAACAACAAAAGGAAAGTTAGTAAAATTAGAAGAACCCACAGGAGAAGAATTACCTCCAAATGGCTTTTCTGTTGAAGATGCCGGATTCCAAGCTCCTGCAAAAGACGGTAACGAAATTGAAATAAATGTTAACCCTGATTCTAAAAGATTACAACTTCTTACTCCATTTTCAAAATGGGATAGTAAAGATATTAAAGATTTGAAGGTGCTTATAAAAGCAAGAGGAAAATGTACAACCGACCATATTTCAATGGCAGGACCATGGCTTAAGTATCGTGGGCATCTTGATAATATTTCTGACAACTTGCTTACAGGAGCAATGAATGATTTTAACGGAGAAATTGACTCAATAAAAAACCAACTTACAGGAGAATATGGCTCTGTACCTCAAGTTCAAAGACATTACAAAAAAGAAGGCATTTCTTCAATTGTCGTAGGTGATGAAAACTATGGTGAAGGCTCATCAAGAGAACACGCAGCCATGGAACCAAGGCATCTTGGAATAAAAGCTGTTTTAGTAAAATCATTTGCACGTATTCATGAAACAAACCTCAAAAAGCAGGGAATGCTTGCTATTACATTTGATAATCCTAATGATTATGACAAAATAATGGAGGAAGATGTTGTGGATATTATTGGAGTAGAAAATTTAAAACCCGAAAATCAACTAACAATTAAACTAACTCATAAAGATGGACAAACAGAAGAATTCAAAGTAAATCATACTTATGGGGAAACGCAAATAGAATGGTTTAAAGCAGGAAGTGCATTGAATCTTATCAGAAAAATGAATGCATAATTTTGCTCTAAAGCAACAGAAACTAATACTAAACCACCATCAATTTAATTAAAAAAATCTAGTATTATGCCGATGGATTAGCATGTTAAGAAAATTTATTTTCTGTTACATGATAACCTTTCGGTATAAAAGCAATGATTTTTAAAAAACCTCTTGATTATCAAATCAAGAGGTTTTTTTGTTATTCATTATAAAAATTCCTTATCCTAAAAAAAATAGTAAGTAGAAAATAATACTCTTAGATTAGAAACATTATAAGTATTTTGAGGAATGGCAAATTTATCATAAGTGTTATCTCCATATTCAGCCATAGTATATTCCAATTCTGTTGCAAAACGAAATTTACCTGAGTTAAAAATAACTCTTGGAGAAATTCTCATAACACTTTTAATACTATTTGCAAGTCCTTGATAACCGCCAAGAACTTCATTAGAAGTTCCCATATTCATATTATATCCGGCAAATAATCCTGCCTGAATTTTTTTACCATTGCTATGAACATCAAGCCAAAAAGCTACATTATTGATTGCTTCCCATTCTACTTCTCCTGTTGTAAAATTAAGAGTATCTTTAATGGCATAACCGCCAAACAAAAGCATATTAGCCATGTTTCCACCATAAACACCTTCAATTTTTAGAGTTACAGCTTTTGTGTTTAACCTAAAATACACATTGGAATTAATGCTTCTTAGTAATTGATTTGTTTTGTAACCTAAGCCTGTAACAGTTTGAGGTTGAATAGTAAGAGTTCCACCACCAAATCCAGCTACAAAACCTGTCCCATCTTCTTTCTTTTTTGAATATCTAAAACCAACAAATTCAGAAGGCATTCCACTATTTCTTATATAAGAACTATTTGTTCCTGCAGGACCTCTAGATGTAAAGTCTCTTTCAGAATATGCTACTGCGTACATTTGCAAATCTCCAAATTTATAAGTAAATCTGATTTGAGGATTTCGTGCAAAAGGTTGAATACCTGCTCCTGTATTAAAAGAGACCACTCCCGGAAAACAACTTGTTTCAAACAATGGGTGCCAATATTGTCCTGTTAATAGTTCTGCGTTTTCCCAATTAAGTTTTACAAATGCATGTCTTAGCCTAAAACCATTAATATCTGCATTGCTATGACCGAAAAAAGCACCTTCAATTACGCCTGAGGTTTTTGCACCAAAAGCATCAGGTCCTGTAATTTTTCCTGTTAACCTTGTTTGAATTGATAGAAAGTTAAAACTTGCATTGTCATTTAAATCAACTCCATTTATATCAAGTTTTTTAGCTGTGGGCCACAATAAAAAATGTCCTTCACGTGCATTAACGGTTTGTCGTGTATCATAAAAAAAATCATTTTTTACAAAACCCGATACGGAAATACCATATTTTTTTTCTTCTTTTTTGTCTTGTGATGAAGCAATAATAGGAATCATCATAATTGTTAGAAGTAAATAAATTATTGTTTTCATATTTTTTAATTTAATTAAACATCTATATTATATTACTATTTAAAAAAGCAAAATACCCTGAAATAATCAGGGTATTTACTTTTTGATTTTAATTCATTTTATGCTACTTTTTCAGATAGTTTTTCGTTATCCTTTTGAGTTGCAAGTGAAACAAATACTAATGTAAGCAATGCTGCTGTAAATGAAATAATTGCCGGTGCATCAAGACCGTGTAATCCTTCTGTACCAAAAAATTGTTTACTAATAGATGGTCCTGTAATAATTATACCCAAAGCGGTAACAATCCCAACAATTATTGATGAAGCAATTCCTTTGGCTGTTGTTTTCTTCCAGAACAAAAGCATCAGTATTGCGGGCAAGTTTGCCGATGCTGCCACTGCAAAAGCCCATCCTACAAGGAAAGAAACATTCATTCCACGGAATATGATTCCAAGGACAATTGCAACACAACCAACCGAAAATGCAGCAATTTTACCAGCCCGTACTTTTGCTTTATCTGATAGTTTTTTACCCATATAACGGTCAATAAGGTCATGTGCAATAGCACCAGAAGATGCTACTATCAAACCACTAACAGTACCAAGAATGGTCGCAAATGCAATAGCCGATATAATAGCAAACAAACCGACCCCAAATGCCTTTGCCAACAATGGTCCTGACATATTTCCATCATCCATATTTAAAACACCATTTGTTGCAGCACCAAGTCCCATAAATAATGTCAATATATAGAAGAATCCAATGGCAGTAATAGCCAAAATTGTAGATTTTCTAGCAGCTTTTTGACTAGGCACAGTATAGTAACGAATTAGAATATGCGGTAATGATGCTGTACCTAAAAATAATGCAAGCATTAAAGAGATGAAGTTTAATTTTGATAGCCAAGTAGCACCCTTCCCAATATTAAATTTAAGTCCTGGAATCAACATTTCTTTACCTGGAGTAATTACTTGATGAAAAATAGTTATGTGATTTGTCCCATCCACAATTTTAACCTTTAAAAATCGTACTAACTCACTTGAAT from Bacteroidota bacterium includes:
- a CDS encoding SIS domain-containing protein; translated protein: MKYQKDALEKFPLQIDYVLNSYVRHNLNKEDYKNIVLCGLGGSGIAGRIVKSFFQKISSIPIEVISDYNLPNYVNDESLVILNSYSGNTEETLAMYMDALEKQSKLVVITTGGIIGDLANETNIQTYFAEKGFQPRMALGYSLTTLILIFSELFNLNLRNNLKSLVSNLKNTDNYLDKALEIFLNINKTVNKKFVIICDPPSIPIGTRFMQQIQENTKGEAFVHELPEANHNVIESYYSKLDSVFIFIDSKQEVRISNRFEFLIKLLKDNKQIIHEIDFGGYSLKEIYEIIYTLDWLSLLISDAKAVKSDEIGNINNLKSFLKNK
- a CDS encoding aconitate hydratase, which encodes MLFDLNIIKKTYAQFPKKVKQAKKLLNKPLTLTEKILYTHLHSNFPPTPFERGKDYVNFSPDRVAMQDATAQMALLQFMMAGKEKVAVPSTVHCDHLIQAKVGAKEDLDIAIDQNSEVYDFLSSVSNKYGIGFWKPGAGIIHQVVLENYAFPGGMMIGTDSHTVNAGGLGMLAVGVGGADAVDVMAGMPWELKMPKQIGIKLRGKLNGWVSAKDIILKVAGLLTVKGGTGAIVEYFGEGAKSISCTGKATICNMGAEIGATTSTFGYDERMSSYLKQTGRKEVALEADQIKDHLTGDAEVYQNPEKYFDEVFEINLSTLEPHINGPFTPDNAIPISKFASEVKKNNWPKKMDVGLIGSCTNSSYEDISRSASLAKQAIDKDLKVKAEFTITPGSEQVRHTIERDGFIDIFKQIGGKVLANACGPCIGQWDRKGADKKEKNSIITSFNRNFAKRNDGNPNTHSFVASPELVTAMAIAGNMTFNPLIDMLTTTKGKLVKLEEPTGEELPPNGFSVEDAGFQAPAKDGNEIEINVNPDSKRLQLLTPFSKWDSKDIKDLKVLIKARGKCTTDHISMAGPWLKYRGHLDNISDNLLTGAMNDFNGEIDSIKNQLTGEYGSVPQVQRHYKKEGISSIVVGDENYGEGSSREHAAMEPRHLGIKAVLVKSFARIHETNLKKQGMLAITFDNPNDYDKIMEEDVVDIIGVENLKPENQLTIKLTHKDGQTEEFKVNHTYGETQIEWFKAGSALNLIRKMNA